In Oncorhynchus gorbuscha isolate QuinsamMale2020 ecotype Even-year unplaced genomic scaffold, OgorEven_v1.0 Un_scaffold_3851, whole genome shotgun sequence, the following are encoded in one genomic region:
- the LOC124028212 gene encoding 1,4-alpha-glucan-branching enzyme-like, whose product ILKELKDEEWDMGNIVYTLTNRRKGEGSIGYAESHDQALVGDKSLAFWLMDKEMYTNMSSLIPMTPVIDRGIQLHKMIRLLTHALGEKGYLNFMGNEFGHPDWLDFPRKGNGESYQYARRQYNLLDPDNNLRYTQLYAFDRDMNLTEDKYGWLASQKVLLTTADEKDKVIVFERANVMFVFNFHPSNSYSDYRIAAGPNGKYPSLPRGAGTYTHTHTHTYEHTNYSLYDITNYSLYDITNYSLYDITNYSLYDITNYSLYDITNYSLYDITNYSLYDITNYSLYDITNYSLYDITKLQSV is encoded by the exons atactgAAGGAGTTAAAGGATGAGGAATGGGACATGGGGAATATCGTCTACACGCTGACCAATAGGAGGAAGGGCGAAGGAAGCATCGGCTATGCTGAGAGCCACGACCAG GCTCTGGTAGGTGATAAGTCCCTGGCCTTCTGGCTGATGGATAAAGAGATGTACACCAACATGAGTTCCCTGATCCCCATGACTCCCGTCATCGACCGAGGCATCCAGCTACATAAGATGATCCGCCTCCTCACACACGCTCTGGGGGAGAAG GGCTACCTCAACTTCATGG GTAATGAGTTTGGCCACCCAGATTGGCTGGACTTCCCCAGGAAGGGTAATGGTGAGAGTTACCAGTATGCCCGTCGTCAGTACAACCTGTTAGACCCTGACAACAACCTACGCTATACACAGCTTTACGCTTTTGACAGAGACATGAACCTCACGGAGGACAAATATGGATGGCTGGCCTCCCAGAAG gTGTTGCTGACCACGGCGGACGAGAAGGATAAAGTGATCGTGTTTGAAAGAGCCAACGTTATGTTTGTTTTCAACTTCCACCCCAGTAACAGCTACAGTGACTACCGCATAGCAGCTGGCCCGAACGGGAAGTATCCTTCATTACCGAGGGGCGCtgggacatacacacacacacacacacacaca TATGAACACACCAACTACAGTCTGTATGACATCACCAACTACAGTCTGTATGACATCACCAACTACAGTCTGTATGACATCACCAACTACAGTCTGTATGACATCACCAACTACAGTCTGTATGACATCACCAACTACAGTCTGTATGACATCACCAACTACAGTCTGTATGACATCACCAACTACAGTCTGTATGACATCACCAACTACAGTCTGTATGACATCACCAAACTACAGTCTGTATGA